The Saprospiraceae bacterium genome includes a window with the following:
- a CDS encoding tail fiber domain-containing protein — MKNYLYLLFICVAVLANAQNVGINNTDPQAALDLSGDLRLRTANLKLQAAINHNVILDEYGNGVVYHFIGDAVANGGAITGFQANKDGRIITIFNNCLTANIVLHDESNPISLGSDKKYRILTGSGDSAVIYRNGSVTLRYDGGKERWTVVSSNNVDGLSTLSNTWNTLGNAGTTTNSFIGTTDGKPLRIRINNVSSGIIDSIYQSTALGYKALKNNTNGQSNTAFGYEAMIENTIGANNSAFGVNALSNNSTGNNNTAIGPAALYSNVTGSENVGIGFQALASNEGSSNVAVGNQSLLSNTTGKNNVAIGDNSLSNSMVINSLVAIGDSAMYKSTNGEQNTAIGSKALYNNISGDFNTAVGYLSLKENTGSNNTAVGRATLFLNSTGENNTAVGTDAMILNTTGSINTAVGSNALRQNTFGYSNTALGASSLYTNTTGYDNTAIGTGTLNSNVGGNANVAVGRNALASNISGSSNIAIGPGTLYKNVISNYQVAIGDSALHNFRTTDNFIGRNIALGAFSSYSNIAGDDNIALGYNSLSENLFGNRNIAIGNGALQHMGFDLPINSQYANDNIAIGTGSQRSGAEGRKNTTLGHLSLNTNLYGINNTAVGANALFLNRGSANIGIGVSAGSESSDAARDVNNTITIGNNVSTNVSNHVLIGNPLHAGNYYIWGSGWGTASDERVKNSVKDDVQGLSFIKKLRPVTYHYDVDKICELANQRPETLFAEAKNRSNNRVFTGFIAQEVAQAAKECDFNFSGVTAPVEGWDIYTLNYTDFIMPMVKAIQEQQLQIEDMKKYIDSAKSEIPKQQLIINAQNKKIEVLEAALISIKDKLDIK, encoded by the coding sequence ATGAAAAATTATCTCTATTTGCTTTTTATTTGCGTAGCTGTATTGGCTAATGCCCAAAATGTGGGTATCAATAATACGGATCCGCAGGCTGCTCTAGATTTGAGCGGAGATTTGAGGTTGCGTACAGCGAACTTAAAACTGCAAGCAGCTATAAATCATAATGTCATATTAGATGAATACGGTAATGGAGTAGTGTATCATTTCATAGGTGATGCAGTTGCGAATGGCGGTGCGATCACAGGTTTTCAAGCCAATAAGGATGGGAGAATTATTACTATTTTTAACAATTGCCTTACAGCTAATATAGTACTTCACGATGAAAGCAATCCCATAAGTTTGGGTAGTGATAAAAAATATAGAATATTAACTGGCTCTGGTGATAGTGCGGTTATCTATCGCAATGGTTCGGTCACCTTAAGATACGATGGCGGTAAAGAACGATGGACTGTAGTGAGCAGCAATAATGTGGATGGATTATCTACGCTAAGCAATACCTGGAATACATTAGGAAATGCAGGTACTACAACAAATAGTTTTATTGGGACAACAGATGGAAAACCTCTTAGAATACGAATTAATAATGTTTCTTCAGGCATTATCGACTCCATCTATCAATCTACTGCTTTAGGGTATAAAGCACTAAAAAACAATACAAATGGTCAAAGCAATACAGCATTCGGATATGAAGCAATGATAGAAAACACAATTGGTGCTAATAATTCTGCTTTTGGTGTAAACGCTCTTTCAAATAACTCGACTGGAAACAATAATACAGCAATTGGGCCTGCAGCATTATATTCAAATGTTACCGGTTCTGAAAATGTTGGTATTGGATTTCAAGCATTAGCTAGTAATGAAGGAAGTTCAAATGTAGCTGTTGGTAATCAATCATTATTATCTAATACAACAGGTAAAAATAATGTGGCCATTGGTGATAATTCATTGTCCAATAGTATGGTAATTAATAGTCTTGTAGCAATTGGAGATAGTGCAATGTACAAGAGTACAAACGGTGAACAAAATACCGCAATAGGCTCTAAAGCTTTGTATAATAATATTAGTGGTGATTTTAATACTGCGGTTGGTTATCTATCATTAAAAGAAAATACAGGCTCTAACAATACAGCGGTTGGTAGAGCAACATTATTTTTGAACTCTACAGGTGAAAATAATACAGCAGTTGGGACTGATGCAATGATACTAAATACAACTGGAAGTATTAATACAGCTGTAGGGAGTAATGCTTTGCGACAAAATACTTTTGGTTACTCCAATACTGCATTGGGTGCTAGTTCACTGTATACTAACACGACAGGTTATGACAACACCGCAATAGGCACAGGAACATTAAATAGTAATGTTGGTGGTAATGCGAATGTTGCTGTTGGTCGAAATGCTTTAGCGTCCAATATTTCTGGTAGTAGTAATATTGCTATTGGGCCAGGTACATTATACAAGAATGTGATTTCAAACTATCAAGTTGCTATAGGTGACAGTGCATTACATAATTTCCGAACTACTGACAACTTTATAGGTCGCAATATTGCGTTGGGAGCCTTTTCTTCATATAGTAATATTGCTGGAGATGATAATATAGCATTGGGCTATAATTCTCTTAGTGAAAATCTTTTTGGAAATAGAAATATAGCAATTGGTAATGGAGCACTACAACATATGGGTTTTGATTTACCTATTAATTCCCAATATGCCAATGATAATATAGCCATTGGAACTGGATCACAAAGATCAGGTGCCGAAGGTCGTAAGAATACAACATTGGGACATCTATCATTAAATACAAACCTTTATGGTATAAATAATACAGCAGTGGGAGCTAATGCACTATTTTTAAATAGAGGAAGTGCAAATATTGGTATTGGAGTAAGTGCAGGATCTGAATCTTCTGATGCAGCAAGAGATGTAAATAACACTATCACAATTGGTAATAATGTTTCGACCAATGTTTCCAATCATGTACTCATTGGAAATCCCTTACATGCAGGCAATTATTATATTTGGGGAAGTGGCTGGGGTACAGCAAGTGATGAAAGGGTGAAAAATTCTGTGAAAGATGATGTACAAGGGCTAAGTTTCATAAAGAAATTAAGACCTGTGACTTATCATTACGATGTGGACAAGATATGTGAATTGGCAAATCAGAGACCTGAGACATTATTCGCTGAGGCAAAAAACCGTTCGAACAATCGGGTTTTTACTGGTTTTATAGCTCAAGAAGTGGCACAAGCAGCAAAAGAATGTGATTTTAATTTTAGTGGCGTTACAGCT